The DNA window AAGATAAGTCAAAATACAAAAAAGTATGTGTTGGAGATATAGCTTACAATTCTATGAGGATGTGGCAAGGTGCAAGTGGCTATTCACCTTATGAGGGTATTGTAAGTCCCGCATATACGGTGCTTTCACCAAATGAAAAAGTTGATTCGAAATGTGTTTCATACCTTTTTAAGAACCTAGATATGATTCATACTTTTCAAATTAATTCTCAAGGAATAACCTCTGATACCTGGAATTTGAAATATCCTGCTTTGAGTGAAATATATATAAATCTAGCTAAAGATATTAAAGAGCAAAAGGAAATAGCCGCATATTTCTCCAACCTCGATACTCTTATCACCCTACTTCAGAAAGAGTATGATAAGTTACAAACTATAAAAAAAGCCATGTTGGAAAAAATGTTTCCCCAAAAAGGAATAAATATTCCTGAAATTCGATTTGAGGGGTTTACCGAACCTTGGGAACGGCGTAATGTTGGAGAAGTTACAGAAGAATTGGACCAATATACCACACTTCAATCGGGATTTCCGTTGCTTACATCCTCAAGAAGTGGGCTGATGATGCAAAATGAATACCGTGATAATACTTCTACGGATAATCAAGATACGTTATTTAGCATTGTGCCATTGGCGGCTTGCACATATCGCCACATGAGTGACGATGATATTTTTCATTTTAATATCAATGAAATTGTTGAAAATGGGCTTGTAAGCCGTGAATATCCTGTTTTTAAAGCTTCAAAGGATAATAATCTATTTACAATCATTCAGTACTTGAATTCTAGCCCAGAATTCAGAGCTTTTTGTAGAGAGCAAAAAATGGGGGGAACTCGGACAAGGTTATATTACAAGAGCCTTTGTAGATTTGAGCTATTGCTTCCGACTGAAAAAGAACAGGATCAAATCGCTTCCTTTATCAAACATCTCGACAATCTTATCACCCTTCATCAGCGTAAAATCGATAAGTTGAAAAATATCAAAGCGGGTTGCTTAGAAAAAATGTTTGTTTAAATTTGGGAGGTGGTTGATATGTCTGAAATTATATATACAGAAGAAAAAGAATTTGAAGAGGCCGTCATAAAAACCCTAATTGAATATGGTTGGGAACCGGATGTTATACAGTATCCAACTGAAGAAGATTTGATTCAAAACTGGGCAGATATTCTTTTTAATAATAACAAGCAGAATACACGTTTGAATGATTGCCCTCTGACCGCAGGTG is part of the Peptoclostridium acidaminophilum DSM 3953 genome and encodes:
- a CDS encoding restriction endonuclease subunit S, encoding MDKEKLIPSLRFSGYKDVWEQRKIGECFKERTENMPDGELLSVTINSGIKKFAELGRHDNSNEDKSKYKKVCVGDIAYNSMRMWQGASGYSPYEGIVSPAYTVLSPNEKVDSKCVSYLFKNLDMIHTFQINSQGITSDTWNLKYPALSEIYINLAKDIKEQKEIAAYFSNLDTLITLLQKEYDKLQTIKKAMLEKMFPQKGINIPEIRFEGFTEPWERRNVGEVTEELDQYTTLQSGFPLLTSSRSGLMMQNEYRDNTSTDNQDTLFSIVPLAACTYRHMSDDDIFHFNINEIVENGLVSREYPVFKASKDNNLFTIIQYLNSSPEFRAFCREQKMGGTRTRLYYKSLCRFELLLPTEKEQDQIASFIKHLDNLITLHQRKIDKLKNIKAGCLEKMFV